One Triticum dicoccoides isolate Atlit2015 ecotype Zavitan chromosome 5B, WEW_v2.0, whole genome shotgun sequence genomic window carries:
- the LOC119311798 gene encoding uncharacterized protein LOC119311798 gives MTSISTNQFGSGGSNGGSASRPHGRDMVIWTEEMNEYLIDALMHQQDIGNRSAEGRFLTGAYESVITGVGERFGVVIDRSNIKNRLKHVKDMFHECENLFDKQSGIKWNPATRRFHADPQVWREFIERKPEAKKWMTKTIDHYDRLLELFGKDRAPPASENLKGPSKKKARIEPPKDRPQRHQTSSNGFELAIVQGSNQVMDKNELPGAVVAENNIIGELDLSELCKSENGLVAIPVHGNAYGKGLPYAPENWPSPGDQWQWKVGNRIAAGGHWVDRYLAPPSRFRDATGKKTTFTSRLKVGEFIKSNFPDVDPSTFFSMFIWKIPAAEGGIQGGTLQVERVEPEDGLADPDGPCKARNKACNLGKEGFIESSPAGNCDICCVHPDFCRTCCCILCGKAVNNSFGGYSYIKCEAVVAENYICGHVAHLDCALRIFMAGTVGGSIGLDVQYYCRRCDNKTNLMMHVEKLLETCRSLGSRSEIEPILNMGLCILRGSRQLQAKSLEDYMASVMAKVNNGVDLAEVWNMEDGDGMPILNAEESSPPIAGVTVLGADPQYPYLTDPMVDNELQRAAESVPIFITGNHTEMSLKFEDEIDNSLLELKKSQEAEYRLAEQKLYSQKDYILSLYRQLESDRSQLADPNPVSDISSYSVLLSNITNRVEQVKSEEEKFQTMLKISKGFRKAPANIKEHFGLPPPAE, from the exons ATGACCAGTATCTCCACCAACCAGTTCGGCTCCGGCGGCAGCAATGGAGGGTCTGCCTCCAGGCCGCACGGCAGGGATATGGTGATTTGGACCGAAGAGATGAATGAGTATCTCATCGATGCGCTCATGCACCAGCAGGACATTGGGAACAGGAGCGCCGAGGGCAGGTTCTTGACCGGCGCCTATGAAAGTGTCATCACCGGAGTCGGTGAGAGGTTCGGGGTGGTGATCGACAGGTCCAACATCAAGAACCGTCTCAAGCATGTCAAGGACATGTTCCATGAGTGCGAGAACCTTTTTGATAAGCAGAGCGGGATTAAATGGAACCCGGCGACCCGGAGGTTCCACGCCGACCCTCAAGTCTGGAGGGAATTCATTGAG AGAAAACCAGAAGCCAAGAAATGGATGACGAAGACCATTGATCATTACGATAGGTTATTGGAGTTATTTGGTAAGGATAGGGCACCTCCGGCTTCTGAGAACTTGAAAGGTCCTTCGAAAAAAAAGGCGCGAATAGAACCACCAAAGGATAGACCTCAACGTCATCAGACGTCATCAAATGGCTTTGAGTTAGCAATCGTCCAAGGTTCAAATCAAGTAATGGATAAAAATGAG CTGCCTGGTGCTGTGGTAGCAGAAAATAACATAATTGGGGAACTCGATTTATCAGAATTGTGCAAAAGCGAGAATGGCCTTGTTGCCATACCTGTTCATGGTAATGCATATGGCAAGGGTTTGCCCTATGCTCCTGAAAATTGGCCGTCTCCTGGAGATCAGTGGCAATGGAAAGTGGGGAACAGAATTGCTGCAGGTGGGCACTGGGTGGACAG ATATCTTGCCCCGCCCTCGCGCTTTCGTGATGCTACTGGTAAAAAGACGACATTCACAAGTAGACTAAAAGTTGGAGAGTTTATCAAGAGCAATTTTCCAGATGTTGATCCTAGCACATTTTTCTCTATGTTCATATGGAAGATCCCTGCTGCAGAAGGCGGGATTCAAGGAG GAACTCTTCAAGTGGAACGCGTTGAACCTGAAGATGGCCTGGCGGATCCTGATGGACCATGCAAGGCTCGGAATAAGGCGTGCAATCTTGGGAAAGAAGGGTTTATTGAATCATCACCAGCAGGGAATTGTGACATCTGCTGCGTACATCCTGATTTCTGTCGTACATGCTGTTGCATTCTCTGTGGCAAGGCTGTTAACAATTCCTTTGGAGGTTATAGTTACATCAAGTGTGAGGCAGTTGTGGCAGAGAACTACATCTGTGGGCATGTTGCCCACCTTGACTGTGCTCTGAGGATTTTCATGGCTGGAACTGTTGGAGGAAGCATTGGGTTGGATGTGCAATATTACTGCAGGAGGTGTGACAACAAAACTAATCTGATGATGCATGTGGAGAAACTGCTGGAAACATGTCGCTCTCTTGGTTCGAGGAGTGAGATTGAACCAATCCTTAATATGGGCTTGTGCATCTTGCGTGGTTCAAGACAATTGCAAGCAAAAAGCTTGGAGGACTATATGGCATCAGTGATGGCAAAG GTGAATAATGGGGTTGATCTTGCTGAAGTATGGAATATGGAGGATGGCGATGGCATGCCAATACTGAATGCAG AAGAAAGTTCCCCACCTATTGCTGGTGTCACAGTACTAGGGGCTGATCCACAGTACCCATATCTGACTGATCCAATGGTTGATAATGAGCTGCAGAGGGCTGCCGAAAGTGTTCCAATTTTCATTACTGGTAATCACACCGAGATGTCTCTCAAATTTGAGGATGAGATAGATAATTCCCTTCTAGAACTGAAGAAATCTCAGGAAGCAGAATACAGGCTGGCAGAGCAGAAGCTTTATTCTCAGAAAGATTATATCCTCAGTCTATATCGGCAGCTTGAGTCAGACAGGTCCCAGCTTGCAGATCCTAACCCCGTATCCGATATCTCAAGCTACAGCGTGCTTCTCTCCAACATTACTAACCGTGTGGAACAAGTGAAGAGCGAGGAGGAGAAGTTCCAGACCATGCTCAAAATCTCCAAGGGATTCCGGAAAGCACCGGCGAACATCAAGGAGCACTTTGGGTTGCCGCCACCAGCGGAGTAG
- the LOC119311799 gene encoding uncharacterized protein LOC119311799, whose product MDETPMARRSASPTATPTTVTPGSTASSCSSNSDPAARTPPPAYLVPWARPAAEGGGRGYYPGCRKDANCACEICLASINATRDLLPPEAASARRCFAAAARDRRPGTRSLFLARDGGATPGSAVTEPWTPPLRSTAKSRRDAAAAKARRSSSPDWALYALTVLGFLLLLWVDTGLVPEVAARGFGPKLSPEAVARMGQEARLAPADLGHKLRFLERGVRQLVGADRISNCSSKDSVWRLQQNDQHLFHWRCSLYKTAAEEVSIWGSPLRTSGLLPSTLSTRHITILSGKITEWSDGSVLPTVRASNGSSWSYRGRSAAAVLLEPETWVLEYQRSVLFEGTRLLPATVELLASRCSEMAKRARRKLSKKRFRGGIQAKPT is encoded by the exons ATGGACGAGACCCCGATGGCGAGGAGATCCGCCTCCCCCACCGCCACCCCCACCACCGTAACGCCcggctccaccgcctcctcctgctcctc CAACTCCGACCCCGCGGCGCGGACGCCCCCGCCCGCCTACCTCGTCCCGTGGGCGCGCCCCGCCGCCGAGGGCGGCGGCAGGGGCTACTACCCCGGCTGCCGCAAGGACGCCAACTGCGCCTGCGAGATCTGCCTCGCCAGCATCAACGCCACGCGGGACCTCCTCCCGCCCGAGGCCGCCTCCGCGCGCCgctgcttcgccgccgccgccagggaccggaggcccgggacgcgctcgctcttcctcgcgCGCGACGGCGGCGCCACGCCCGGGTCCGCGGTCACCGAGCCGTGGACGCCGCCGCTGCGCTCCACCGCCAAGTCGAGGCGGGATGCGgcggccgccaaggcccggagGTCCTCGTCGCCCGACTGGGCGCTCTACGCGCTGACGGTTCTTGGGTTCTTGCTCCTGCTGTGGGTGGACACGGGGCTCGTCCCGGAGGTCGCGGCCAGGGGGTTCGGCCCCAAGCTGTCGCCGGAGGCCGTCGCGCGGATGGGCCAGGAGGCGCGCCTTGCGCCTGCCGACCTCGGCCACAAACTGCGCTTCCTGGAGCGAGGGGTCCGGCAGCTCGTCGGCGCCGACAGGATCTCCAACTGCAGCTCGAAGGATTCCGTCTGGCGACTCCAGCAG AATGATCAGCATTTGTTCCATTGGCGCTGCTCACTATACAAGACGGCGGCAGAGGAGGTCAGCATCTGGGGGAGCCCGCTCCGGACCTCCGGCCTACTCCCGTCCACGCTCTCGACACGGCACATCACCATCCTCTCCGGCAAGATCACGGAG TGGTCGGACGGGAGCGTGTTGCCGACGGTGAGGGCGAGCAACGGCAGCTCCTGGAGCTACCGGGGCCGGAGCGCAGCGGCGGTGCTGCTGGAACCAGAGACGTGGGTGCTGGAGTACCAGAGGAGCGTGCTGTTCGAGGGGACACGGCTGCTGCCGGCCACGGTGGAGCTGCTGGCGTCCAGGTGCTCGGAGATGGCGAAACGGGCGCGGCGGAAGCTGTCCAAGAAGCGGTTCCGCGGCGGGATCCAGGCGAAGCCGACTTGA